Proteins from one Sander lucioperca isolate FBNREF2018 chromosome 16, SLUC_FBN_1.2, whole genome shotgun sequence genomic window:
- the LOC116055691 gene encoding tumor necrosis factor receptor superfamily member 6B-like gives MFTMIWASLFTMALLSARVALVIGVAAPLLTFRNTDQITGNSLECDRCPPGTFMRAPCTATQKTQCAPCPQGSFTELWNYIGKCLRCGVCGHNEVEKTACTANSNCQCQCKQGYYHKKNYDMCVRHSECPSGQEVLTKGTADEDTVCQTCPDGSYSDTVSALQNCTLHRSCNAPGLELVLKGSIWHDSMCTSCEELKSRDGGDYLKEIIPAFFVHHKMTLRRLRQVMHKLPSEDGKRQGATSGLNLSDLHARINAWVASASANQIRQLPEILAKTGANSAGERLQSKLQRIDSNLKQLCALGNEVDVQSL, from the exons ATGTTTACAATG ATTTGGGCATCGCTTTTCACGATGGCGCTGCTGTCAGCGCGCGTCGCTCTGGTCATCGGGGTCGCCGCGCCGCTCCTCACCTTCAGGAACACGGACCAGATCACCGGCAACTCGCTGGAGTGCGACCGCTGCCCGCCTGGTACCTTCATGCGCGCGCCCTGCACGGCGACGCAGAAGACCCAGTGCGCGCCGTGTCCGCAGGGCTCGTTCACGGAGCTGTGGAACTACATCGGGAAGTGTCTGCGCTGCGGCGTGTGCGGTCACAACGAGGTGGAGAAGACGGCGTGCACCGCGAACAGCAACTGCCAATGTCAGTGTAAACAGGGATACTACCACAAGAAGAACTACGACATGTGCGTCCGCCACAGCGAGTGTCCGTCCGGACAAGAGGTGCTGACCAAAG GTACGGCTGATGAGGACACAGTGTGCCAGACTTGTCCCGATGGCAGCTACTCCGACACTGTCTCTGCTCTGCAGAACTGCACGCTGCACCGAAGCTGCAATGCTCCAGGGCTGGAGCTGGTGCTGAAGGGCTCCATCTGGCACGACAGCATGTGCACAAGCTGCGAAGAACTCAAATCGAGAG ACGGCGGGGACTACCTCAAAGAAATCATCCCAGCTTTCTTTGTCCACCATAAAATGACCCTCAGGCGGCTGCGTCAGGTCATGCACAAGCTCCCGTCCGAGGATGGCAAAAGGCAAGGAGCGACTTCAGGACTTAACCTCTCAGATCTCCACGCGCGGATCAACGCCTGGGTCGCTTCCGCCTCGGCCAATCAGATCCGGCAGCTTCCGGAGATACTGGCCAAAACCGGAGCGAACAGCGCCGGCGAGCGGCTACAGAGCAAGCTGCAGAGAATCGACTCAAATCTAAAGCAGCTGTGTGCTTTGGGTAATGAGG